A stretch of the Paenibacillus dendritiformis genome encodes the following:
- a CDS encoding DUF4176 domain-containing protein: protein MEKLLPIGSVVRLRNGEKRIMIYGRYQKKVNSELVFDYIACLYPEGNMNPNQAFLFDHDLIEEIYFRGFQDIEELSYNQMLQDYRERVDDSN, encoded by the coding sequence TTGGAAAAGTTGCTACCGATAGGTTCTGTGGTTCGGTTAAGAAACGGTGAAAAGAGGATAATGATATACGGGAGATACCAAAAGAAAGTAAATAGCGAACTAGTATTTGATTATATTGCATGTTTATATCCGGAAGGTAATATGAATCCCAACCAAGCATTTTTATTTGACCATGATTTAATAGAAGAAATTTATTTTAGGGGTTTTCAGGATATAGAGGAATTATCCTATAATCAGATGCTACAGGATTATCGAGAAAGAGTAGATGACTCGAATTAG
- a CDS encoding DUF4280 domain-containing protein, which translates to MSSGKSGKDKKEMTPQASSGDKKSYVVAGAILSCSYGSQPSRMGMQMSHGVYVKGKPIMNVMDHIPNVNIMPFGTCGSMQNPAVAAATAAKGGLPQRVPCTPMVMMPWLGGKTDKLVDNNPSLLNDSTNMCMFCGQIKVEDDGQNLDYVQVIRNSDEPWQVCSADKQGLGNEGIGGIDDGTLYGVMEKGSIVYGPFKGEGKVYGGMASASGSAVFGTENHPNGTKIKGGHIAQVPGMDIRGGAKASAFNAVGSGELGDKNLGVAAQGQGDLLTGSAYGAFVVRPEQRTVGFRAGAEAAVVSGEAALEFKVFGYSVQIGVEGSLLSVGAKADMIVEEGRFKTRAKVAAGLGAGISISIGEAD; encoded by the coding sequence ATGAGTTCGGGGAAGTCGGGGAAAGACAAGAAGGAAATGACTCCTCAAGCCAGCAGCGGTGATAAGAAAAGTTATGTCGTCGCGGGCGCCATATTAAGCTGCAGCTACGGTTCACAGCCAAGCCGTATGGGGATGCAAATGAGCCACGGCGTATATGTCAAAGGGAAGCCGATCATGAATGTCATGGATCATATCCCTAATGTGAACATCATGCCCTTTGGAACATGCGGGAGCATGCAGAATCCTGCCGTCGCCGCGGCTACGGCGGCCAAGGGCGGCCTCCCGCAACGGGTGCCGTGTACGCCGATGGTGATGATGCCCTGGCTCGGCGGCAAAACGGATAAACTGGTTGACAACAATCCTTCTTTATTGAATGATTCAACGAACATGTGCATGTTCTGCGGGCAGATAAAGGTTGAGGATGACGGGCAGAATTTGGACTATGTGCAGGTGATCAGGAATTCGGACGAACCTTGGCAGGTATGCAGCGCAGATAAACAAGGCCTTGGTAATGAAGGAATTGGTGGTATCGATGATGGAACCTTATATGGTGTAATGGAAAAAGGGTCAATTGTATATGGTCCGTTTAAGGGTGAAGGAAAGGTGTACGGTGGAATGGCAAGTGCTTCCGGATCGGCAGTCTTTGGTACTGAGAATCACCCAAACGGAACGAAAATCAAAGGAGGGCATATCGCGCAAGTACCAGGGATGGATATTCGTGGAGGGGCAAAGGCCTCCGCTTTTAATGCTGTTGGAAGTGGAGAGTTAGGCGACAAAAACTTGGGAGTTGCAGCTCAAGGTCAAGGTGATCTACTAACGGGCAGTGCTTATGGTGCCTTTGTTGTAAGACCAGAACAACGTACAGTTGGATTTCGTGCAGGCGCAGAAGCTGCAGTAGTTTCTGGGGAAGCAGCTTTGGAGTTTAAAGTTTTCGGGTATAGCGTTCAGATTGGAGTGGAAGGCTCACTTCTTTCTGTAGGAGCCAAGGCTGACATGATTGTAGAAGAAGGGAGATTTAAAACTAGAGCGAAGGTTGCTGCAGGTCTTGGAGCAGGTATTTCAATATCAATTGGAGAGGCTGATTAG
- a CDS encoding helix-turn-helix domain-containing protein — protein sequence MPVVVKLKEILAERNMSQRELARLTGLRPNTISHLCSNEVDRVHLSTFDVICKTLNINLNELLVLEDD from the coding sequence TTGCCAGTAGTCGTAAAACTCAAAGAGATTCTAGCTGAACGTAATATGTCTCAGCGTGAATTGGCAAGGTTAACAGGACTAAGACCGAATACCATTAGCCATCTATGTTCCAATGAAGTTGACAGGGTACATTTGAGTACCTTCGATGTTATCTGTAAGACCTTAAACATCAACCTGAACGAACTTCTCGTACTGGAAGATGACTAA
- a CDS encoding recombinase family protein, with product MNVIGYVRVSTSGQAKDGYSLAYQQDEIRSYCQEQGWNLMNIYSDEGISGAKVNEEDLEVDRIGFQSMLAALSTQSIDAVVVLNTSRLWRSDIVKVLVHREFKKHGVDVRSIEQPTYSIHKKDPNDFLINGLMELLDQYQRLEIALKLGRGRSKKAQQGGYAGGRATFGYKAKKGQKCISRPFSSVESRSYNTTNRPSTKQFKHLINFQKLFPT from the coding sequence ATGAATGTCATCGGTTACGTCCGAGTATCAACGAGTGGGCAAGCCAAGGATGGTTATAGTCTAGCGTACCAACAAGATGAAATCCGCTCCTATTGTCAGGAGCAAGGATGGAATCTAATGAACATATACAGCGATGAAGGAATCAGTGGGGCTAAGGTAAATGAGGAAGACCTTGAGGTGGACAGAATCGGCTTTCAGAGCATGTTAGCCGCCCTGTCTACACAATCCATTGATGCTGTTGTTGTCCTCAATACAAGCCGTTTATGGCGGTCTGACATCGTGAAAGTGTTGGTACATCGAGAATTTAAGAAGCATGGAGTCGATGTTCGGAGCATCGAACAACCAACCTACAGCATTCATAAGAAAGACCCGAACGATTTCCTAATCAACGGACTGATGGAACTGCTAGACCAGTACCAACGTCTCGAAATCGCCCTCAAGTTAGGTCGGGGGCGGAGCAAGAAAGCCCAACAGGGCGGTTATGCAGGTGGTAGAGCCACATTCGGCTATAAGGCAAAGAAAGGTCAGAAGTGCATAAGTAGACCTTTTTCATCAGTAGAGAGTAGGTCGTACAATACAACCAACAGACCATCCACTAAACAATTCAAACACTTGATAAACTTTCAAAAGCTCTTTCCAACTTGA
- a CDS encoding serine protease yields the protein MSYFILSQDDRIPDAIEPVGIRKTIPKDILDEARIGELKEMSLQFPVSDREQIEYVDFIERPIPLLSDKLKQLIEKFLPRQFYHPVGLVDFTRMRQEVYWITLPQRMDCLSDQSEYHPNGTLKRPVIRGDMAGSAPFFQIGSIYETIVVVNLFLAESMLRRDFHGLRLTKIEEV from the coding sequence ATGAGTTACTTTATTCTATCACAGGATGATCGCATCCCCGATGCCATTGAACCTGTTGGCATAAGAAAGACCATACCCAAGGACATTCTCGATGAAGCGCGCATTGGGGAACTGAAAGAAATGAGTTTGCAGTTCCCCGTCTCTGACCGTGAACAAATCGAATATGTCGATTTTATTGAAAGGCCGATCCCTCTCTTGTCCGATAAGCTGAAGCAGTTGATTGAGAAGTTCCTGCCGCGGCAGTTCTATCACCCCGTAGGACTGGTCGACTTCACCCGGATGAGGCAGGAAGTGTATTGGATTACACTGCCGCAGCGCATGGATTGTCTGTCCGATCAGAGCGAGTATCATCCCAATGGCACGCTCAAGCGGCCTGTTATTAGAGGGGACATGGCCGGGAGTGCCCCATTTTTCCAAATCGGTAGCATCTATGAAACGATTGTTGTTGTGAACTTATTTTTGGCAGAAAGCATGTTGAGGCGAGACTTCCATGGACTAAGGCTGACCAAGATAGAAGAAGTGTAG
- a CDS encoding SPFH domain-containing protein, with amino-acid sequence MAIIDVIKYDGPPDVFAWKHPNQELGTWTQLIVNESQEVILYKGGQAMDRFTAGRHTLSTANIPIINTIVNLPFGGKSPFAAEVWFVNKLHSLNIKWGTRAPLQLQDPKYQMFVLVRSYGQFGIQIDDARKFLGKLVGTMPVFSQDALSEYFRGVLMMNIHELISSYFVHRKISILEINAYISDISKHIHERVAPVFEEYGIRLLNFTVDSVNTPEDDPATQRLREALTKRAEMDIIGFTYQQERTFDTLEQAAKNEGGTHSDLMGAGIGLSMGYGVGGAIGGTMTRLADDLQAVPARQKTCPKCDRRNPDDAAFCTACGTAFAASGEAAPPEEVRCSACNRSMSRRSKFCPHCGDPYNPCPHCGADNQPGQAQCAKCGQDMPVPCRHCGENVQPGVKFCPHCGQELALTCGQCGHEVQPGQKFCAECGNKLT; translated from the coding sequence ATGGCAATCATTGATGTGATCAAATATGACGGTCCGCCGGATGTATTCGCGTGGAAGCATCCGAATCAGGAGCTGGGGACGTGGACGCAGCTTATCGTCAATGAATCGCAGGAAGTGATTCTCTATAAAGGCGGACAGGCGATGGATCGGTTCACCGCCGGCCGGCATACGTTAAGTACAGCGAATATACCGATTATCAATACTATCGTGAATTTGCCGTTCGGCGGCAAGTCGCCGTTCGCGGCAGAGGTATGGTTCGTCAACAAGCTTCATTCTCTCAATATCAAATGGGGGACACGGGCGCCGCTCCAGCTCCAGGATCCGAAATATCAGATGTTCGTGCTGGTGCGCTCCTACGGCCAATTCGGCATTCAGATCGATGACGCCCGCAAGTTCCTGGGGAAGCTCGTCGGCACGATGCCTGTGTTCAGTCAGGACGCGTTAAGCGAATATTTCCGCGGCGTGCTGATGATGAATATTCATGAATTGATTTCGTCTTATTTTGTTCATCGGAAAATCAGCATTCTGGAAATTAACGCATACATATCAGACATTTCCAAGCATATCCATGAACGCGTAGCGCCCGTCTTTGAGGAATATGGCATCCGGCTGTTGAACTTCACGGTCGATTCCGTCAATACGCCGGAGGATGATCCGGCCACGCAGCGTCTGCGGGAAGCGCTCACGAAGCGGGCGGAGATGGATATTATCGGGTTCACGTATCAGCAGGAGCGCACCTTCGATACGCTCGAGCAAGCCGCGAAGAACGAGGGCGGCACCCATTCGGATCTGATGGGCGCGGGGATTGGCCTCAGCATGGGCTATGGCGTCGGCGGCGCCATCGGCGGCACGATGACGCGGCTGGCCGACGACCTGCAGGCTGTGCCGGCCCGGCAGAAAACATGCCCAAAGTGTGATCGCCGCAATCCGGACGACGCCGCGTTCTGCACGGCATGCGGCACGGCATTTGCCGCCTCCGGCGAAGCCGCTCCCCCGGAAGAAGTCCGGTGCAGCGCCTGCAACCGTTCGATGTCCCGGCGGTCCAAGTTCTGTCCGCATTGCGGCGACCCGTACAATCCGTGCCCTCACTGCGGGGCAGACAATCAGCCTGGGCAAGCCCAATGCGCGAAGTGCGGGCAAGATATGCCGGTTCCTTGCCGCCACTGCGGGGAGAATGTGCAGCCCGGGGTCAAGTTCTGCCCGCATTGCGGCCAGGAGCTCGCGCTCACCTGCGGCCAATGCGGCCACGAAGTGCAGCCGGGACAGAAATTTTGCGCAGAATGCGGCAATAAGCTGACATAG
- a CDS encoding erythromycin esterase family protein: MTISDWTRKGAAVLLASVIAFGTLLSFGATAHGQAAGGSTPGEGQAGAQASAGTAAAPDRARTSTEARQDWKQWMKEHAIALDSIQPEAAPQARIPAERFADLDALKPLLEDKRIVYLGESSHGAAEYNSAKTRLIQYLHQELGFNVVAFETNLGNAASAYGHIRAREPVATMKDSIFRVWQAQETVPLFQYIKDAQNTKTPLALAGFDMQPQGALFTGEWMGDAKLAKQFREAEQELDEWEMTEDPEGYRKAKPKLLKVYQQVRALLPKRAEELQRQYPDNPHIVKLMERALDNRIQVVEEYMEISIHSSAFLNGKSMDYMSVIKSSEYRDRMMADNLSWLATHVYPNEKIIVWAHNGHIAKAYSQEMNSLPRVHMGEWMQKTEFKDQSYVIGLYMGGGRNAHVAGGASDVLPPMPHSVEEVMKGAGHPFAFVDLRYAKRAPGNSWMTQPNISYYDGVMPVSSVPAQQFDGILFIDQVSEPDYLK; encoded by the coding sequence ATGACGATATCGGATTGGACACGCAAGGGAGCCGCTGTGCTCCTCGCCTCCGTGATTGCCTTCGGCACGCTGCTCTCCTTCGGAGCGACGGCGCACGGGCAAGCCGCAGGGGGAAGCACGCCAGGAGAGGGCCAGGCGGGAGCGCAGGCCTCAGCCGGCACGGCGGCGGCCCCGGATCGGGCCCGTACGAGCACGGAGGCCCGTCAGGATTGGAAGCAGTGGATGAAGGAGCACGCCATCGCGCTCGATTCCATCCAGCCGGAGGCAGCCCCGCAGGCCCGGATTCCTGCCGAACGCTTCGCCGATCTGGACGCGCTGAAGCCGCTGCTGGAAGACAAGCGCATCGTCTACCTGGGCGAGAGCTCCCATGGCGCGGCGGAATACAATTCGGCCAAGACGCGGCTGATTCAATATTTGCATCAAGAGCTGGGCTTCAACGTCGTCGCCTTCGAGACGAATCTCGGCAATGCCGCCTCCGCGTACGGCCATATTCGCGCCCGGGAGCCGGTCGCGACGATGAAGGATTCGATCTTCCGCGTCTGGCAGGCGCAAGAGACCGTACCGCTTTTCCAATACATCAAGGATGCGCAAAACACGAAGACGCCGCTGGCGCTGGCGGGCTTCGATATGCAGCCGCAGGGAGCGCTGTTCACGGGCGAGTGGATGGGCGATGCCAAGCTGGCCAAGCAATTCCGGGAAGCGGAACAAGAGCTGGATGAGTGGGAAATGACCGAAGATCCGGAAGGTTACCGCAAGGCGAAGCCGAAGCTGCTGAAGGTGTACCAGCAGGTGCGGGCGCTGCTGCCGAAGCGCGCCGAGGAGCTGCAGCGGCAGTATCCGGACAATCCGCATATCGTCAAGCTGATGGAGCGGGCCCTGGACAACCGGATTCAAGTCGTCGAGGAGTATATGGAGATTTCGATTCATTCCTCCGCGTTCCTGAACGGAAAATCGATGGACTACATGTCGGTGATCAAATCCTCGGAATACCGCGATCGGATGATGGCCGACAACCTGAGCTGGCTTGCCACCCATGTCTATCCGAACGAGAAGATTATCGTCTGGGCCCATAACGGCCATATTGCCAAAGCATACTCGCAAGAGATGAATTCGCTGCCACGCGTCCATATGGGCGAATGGATGCAGAAGACCGAATTCAAGGATCAAAGCTACGTAATCGGCTTGTATATGGGCGGCGGCCGCAATGCGCATGTCGCCGGAGGCGCTTCCGACGTGCTTCCTCCAATGCCGCATTCGGTCGAGGAAGTGATGAAAGGGGCAGGGCATCCGTTCGCCTTTGTCGACCTGCGCTATGCGAAGCGCGCGCCGGGCAATTCGTGGATGACGCAGCCGAACATCTCCTACTATGACGGCGTCATGCCGGTCAGCAGCGTTCCGGCGCAGCAGTTCGACGGCATCCTGTTCATCGATCAAGTAAGCGAGCCGGATTATTTGAAGTAA
- a CDS encoding replication initiation factor family protein, with product MNNVRLSIDKVAIEYHGVTVNFYNQLALSFRDWFDIKPVIRHRGYVYHWNLGMDEAYLYLRYQPWWQKKSRKYTLQIETHPNYLVKFRTLLDALYGHSQEVYFNRCELAYDFPYSMNNVFLASNTGRNMNVYEGTRYFGRKEESKGHAFCRNYDKKAERLSKGVEEVGERTRVELVYKPDEKIPIESIIQYPPKFNDYYTCSIIADLQTVRAEKRAMILALQHGLMTPDELTKHHRASIKEIMSSQQAVDFDALAAQHWVDLMTVTCALVCGKISHLPVREVRSG from the coding sequence ATGAATAATGTACGGCTTTCAATAGACAAAGTTGCTATTGAATATCATGGAGTGACAGTGAACTTCTACAATCAACTCGCACTATCATTTCGGGATTGGTTTGATATAAAGCCCGTCATCCGTCATAGAGGGTATGTTTACCATTGGAATTTGGGAATGGATGAGGCTTACCTGTACTTGCGGTATCAACCGTGGTGGCAGAAGAAATCAAGGAAGTACACGCTTCAAATTGAAACTCACCCTAATTATTTGGTGAAGTTTCGGACGTTGCTTGATGCACTATACGGGCATTCTCAAGAAGTTTACTTCAACCGTTGCGAGTTGGCATATGATTTTCCGTACTCGATGAACAATGTGTTTCTTGCTTCCAACACGGGGCGGAACATGAATGTTTATGAAGGAACTCGCTATTTCGGCAGGAAAGAAGAAAGCAAAGGTCATGCCTTCTGTCGAAATTATGATAAAAAAGCCGAACGGCTAAGTAAGGGAGTGGAAGAAGTGGGGGAGCGAACGAGAGTGGAACTGGTGTACAAGCCCGACGAAAAAATACCGATTGAGAGCATCATCCAGTATCCGCCCAAGTTCAATGACTACTATACGTGTAGCATTATTGCTGACTTGCAAACTGTTCGGGCAGAGAAAAGAGCGATGATACTGGCTTTACAGCATGGCTTAATGACTCCCGATGAACTGACCAAGCATCATCGAGCATCGATAAAAGAGATAATGTCTTCACAGCAAGCAGTTGATTTCGATGCACTCGCCGCTCAACATTGGGTCGATTTAATGACCGTGACCTGTGCTTTGGTTTGTGGCAAGATTAGTCATCTTCCAGTACGAGAAGTTCGTTCAGGTTGA
- a CDS encoding erythromycin esterase family protein, translating to MMTKWTRRSIQLFAASVISLSVLFSWAPAAHGEANPAADASTAAVKGTASTEFRQQWEDWLRTNAYALDTIQPAATKDGQPAEGSFADLDMLKPLLLDKRIVYLGESSHGVAEFNSVKTRLIQFLHQELGFNVIAFESPLGNAATAFGNVKTKTPEEILKTSIFPQWHTKETLPLFQYMKETQATEQPLQLAGFDMQPMGPILAGDWMKDEDLNARYTEAERSLWKWMSSEDLAAFAKEKPNLLKLYQDMKAKVSEQEKTLAKQYPDNPHLIAMMNRMLDDRIRLIDEYIELSIKANVTAQEGDYSGMMKMMEWRDQAMADNLLWMATEIYPTEKIIVWGHNTHISKATSRMEQSFMPEGRFMGELMQNTMFGPYSYTIGLYMGSGTSADNLGETFEVQPLPANSIESLMKSANRPYTFVDLRYAEKSPGSSWMSEPRSALYFGMLPEVFVPREQYDGILYIDQVKAPAFLK from the coding sequence ATGATGACAAAATGGACCAGACGTTCCATACAGCTATTCGCCGCATCCGTGATTTCTCTAAGCGTCCTGTTCTCTTGGGCACCGGCCGCACATGGAGAAGCCAACCCGGCTGCGGACGCATCGACGGCCGCCGTCAAGGGCACCGCATCGACCGAATTCAGACAGCAATGGGAAGATTGGCTCCGCACGAATGCCTATGCGCTGGATACGATACAACCTGCCGCGACGAAGGACGGCCAGCCTGCCGAAGGCAGCTTCGCCGACCTGGATATGCTGAAGCCGCTGCTGCTCGACAAGCGCATCGTCTATCTCGGCGAGAGCTCGCACGGAGTCGCTGAGTTCAACTCGGTCAAGACGCGGTTGATTCAATTTCTCCATCAGGAATTGGGCTTTAACGTCATAGCCTTCGAATCGCCGCTGGGCAATGCGGCAACCGCCTTCGGCAACGTGAAGACGAAGACGCCGGAAGAGATCCTGAAGACATCCATTTTCCCGCAATGGCATACGAAGGAGACGCTGCCGCTGTTCCAATACATGAAGGAAACTCAAGCTACGGAGCAGCCGCTCCAATTGGCAGGCTTCGATATGCAGCCGATGGGGCCGATTCTGGCCGGGGATTGGATGAAGGATGAAGATCTCAACGCCCGATATACGGAAGCCGAACGCTCACTGTGGAAGTGGATGAGCTCGGAAGATCTGGCAGCCTTCGCAAAAGAAAAACCTAATTTGTTGAAATTGTACCAGGATATGAAGGCAAAGGTGTCCGAGCAGGAGAAGACCTTGGCGAAGCAGTACCCGGACAACCCGCATCTGATTGCGATGATGAACCGGATGCTCGATGATCGCATCCGCCTGATCGACGAGTACATTGAGCTTAGTATCAAAGCGAATGTGACGGCCCAGGAAGGCGACTATTCCGGCATGATGAAGATGATGGAATGGCGCGACCAGGCGATGGCCGACAACCTGCTCTGGATGGCGACGGAAATCTATCCGACGGAAAAGATTATCGTCTGGGGCCATAACACGCATATCAGCAAGGCGACTTCGCGGATGGAGCAATCGTTCATGCCGGAGGGCCGCTTCATGGGCGAGCTGATGCAGAACACGATGTTCGGGCCGTACAGCTACACGATCGGCCTGTATATGGGAAGCGGAACGAGCGCGGACAATCTGGGAGAGACCTTCGAGGTGCAGCCGCTTCCGGCCAATTCGATCGAATCGTTGATGAAGTCCGCGAACCGTCCTTATACGTTCGTCGATCTGCGCTATGCGGAGAAGAGCCCCGGCAGCTCCTGGATGAGCGAGCCGCGCTCCGCCCTCTACTTCGGCATGCTGCCGGAAGTCTTCGTGCCTCGGGAGCAGTATGACGGCATCTTGTATATTGATCAGGTAAAAGCACCGGCATTTCTCAAATAA
- a CDS encoding contractile injection system protein, VgrG/Pvc8 family has translation MSTSTKLAGYGNIQIVSPYEIHCLSTLRVEKKVNEHARMWLTAIIPEEKKDSCVDMANDTDTIEIRELSDEGDVIRTLFHGVLSDIAVKVVRGVYHLEMEAVSHSYRLDLKPKTRSFQNHKMRYEELVQHILSDYPGSDFIDLTFDNAPLDQFTVQYEETDWQFLKRMVSRFGTALIPEAAADSPKLWVGLPEGKPDSLRNTNYQVLRSHNNFGQKEEGVTSYLIVTKRYYNLGDRILFKNKPLIVIGSTSLLHEGMLTHEYILQAEADSRWRPIWNESIQGASLAGKVIDAAKDKVKLHLNIDDVQRKEDACWFSYSSPYMAEGKTGLYCMPQIGDSVQLYIPNPREEEAFVRSSLREGGNSPKLGNPGVKYWGNPLGKEIKFSGNELRMTAQENHVFVKLHDNEGIELHSKDAIVLHADREIALEAGRLDIRGKEAVYLLSGSSSIVLDGDTDIKGARLRIEGLTKAPVQVNTEPVRSDSQSADRALKGSTSNNLSGQKLDVAQLALNMAGMVPVVGPVVTTVTKGSEKTAGKYESAALSVAGSVPFAGWTGVGVKAAQTVLQAAKGATGNTEGSLGQNSSFILGKVNTSARKLQSNHSREEVIERLKKQMQHKIVRHDFAGIPIYVRSRADAKPTTMDKILDIGDGLTIGGDQAISSFQNLLVEMGSDPIGVTSQMINDKVTGILKFANNPVESVLAVASNIKSTATHISQLYKDGNTKELASIVGNEVASSILSKGFSKGLNVKNGKSSSFKEGKYADSKGERTKGAGKIEGMPPIVQSRINLRNGTAEEGAGFNHVLDRHFNPSKNASQFSITPDELKGVLQSKEVVSTPVSRVLYSDIKLADGTIEKQARYVREVTLDSNIGIDKFSGSPTNIMTVLTDKYGNLVTATPGVIK, from the coding sequence GTGAGTACATCAACCAAGCTGGCAGGGTACGGAAATATTCAGATTGTGTCGCCATACGAGATACATTGCCTTAGTACTCTTCGGGTTGAAAAGAAAGTGAACGAGCATGCTCGGATGTGGCTTACAGCGATTATTCCCGAAGAGAAGAAAGATAGTTGCGTAGATATGGCTAACGATACGGACACGATTGAGATTCGTGAGTTATCTGATGAGGGAGACGTTATTCGAACCTTGTTCCATGGGGTACTCTCCGATATAGCGGTTAAGGTTGTTAGGGGCGTCTATCATTTGGAGATGGAGGCGGTCTCCCATTCGTATCGTCTTGATCTAAAGCCGAAAACGCGCTCCTTTCAGAATCATAAAATGCGGTACGAGGAATTGGTTCAACATATTCTGTCCGATTACCCTGGCTCCGACTTTATTGATTTGACATTCGACAATGCGCCGCTGGATCAATTTACGGTTCAGTATGAGGAAACCGACTGGCAATTCCTCAAACGGATGGTTTCCCGATTCGGGACGGCTCTTATTCCGGAGGCGGCAGCCGATTCCCCGAAGCTCTGGGTCGGTTTGCCTGAGGGCAAACCCGATTCTCTCCGCAATACGAACTATCAGGTGCTTCGATCGCATAATAATTTTGGGCAGAAAGAAGAAGGCGTCACTAGTTACTTGATTGTAACGAAACGTTATTACAATCTTGGAGATCGAATTCTATTCAAGAACAAACCACTGATTGTTATCGGTTCTACATCTCTGTTACATGAAGGTATGCTCACCCATGAATACATTTTACAAGCCGAAGCAGATAGCCGTTGGCGACCGATATGGAACGAGTCTATTCAAGGCGCATCCCTTGCAGGAAAAGTAATAGACGCCGCGAAAGATAAAGTCAAGCTCCATTTGAATATAGACGATGTGCAGAGAAAAGAGGATGCATGCTGGTTTTCTTATTCTTCTCCCTATATGGCAGAAGGAAAGACAGGCCTATATTGTATGCCGCAGATTGGCGACTCTGTCCAGCTGTATATCCCGAACCCTCGGGAGGAAGAAGCCTTTGTCCGCTCCTCTCTTCGTGAAGGGGGGAATTCTCCGAAGCTGGGCAACCCTGGTGTGAAATATTGGGGCAATCCCCTCGGGAAGGAAATTAAGTTCAGCGGCAATGAGCTAAGGATGACGGCTCAGGAGAACCATGTTTTTGTGAAGCTGCATGACAACGAAGGCATTGAGCTTCATAGCAAGGACGCTATCGTTCTCCACGCGGACAGAGAAATAGCGCTAGAGGCCGGTAGGTTAGATATACGGGGCAAAGAGGCAGTCTATCTCTTGAGCGGATCGAGCAGTATTGTGTTGGATGGGGATACAGATATAAAGGGAGCGAGGCTTCGAATAGAAGGGCTAACGAAAGCACCTGTCCAAGTTAATACGGAACCTGTGCGAAGCGACTCCCAGTCTGCTGACCGGGCTTTGAAAGGATCAACGTCAAATAATTTATCAGGTCAGAAGCTGGATGTTGCTCAACTTGCTCTCAATATGGCTGGTATGGTACCCGTTGTCGGTCCAGTTGTTACTACGGTGACTAAAGGAAGCGAGAAAACCGCTGGAAAATATGAATCGGCGGCACTTTCCGTGGCTGGAAGTGTTCCATTTGCTGGGTGGACGGGTGTAGGCGTAAAGGCAGCCCAAACGGTGCTTCAGGCAGCTAAGGGTGCTACTGGTAATACCGAAGGGAGCCTAGGGCAAAACTCTAGCTTTATTTTAGGAAAAGTAAATACATCTGCACGTAAGCTGCAAAGCAATCATTCAAGAGAAGAAGTTATTGAGCGGTTGAAGAAACAAATGCAGCATAAGATAGTTCGGCATGACTTTGCAGGTATCCCTATTTATGTACGTTCAAGAGCTGATGCAAAACCAACTACGATGGATAAGATCTTGGATATTGGCGATGGATTAACCATCGGGGGAGATCAAGCTATTTCATCTTTCCAGAACTTGTTGGTAGAAATGGGGAGTGATCCTATTGGGGTTACTTCTCAAATGATAAACGACAAAGTCACAGGAATATTGAAATTTGCCAATAATCCGGTTGAGTCAGTGTTAGCTGTAGCATCGAATATCAAGTCCACTGCAACCCATATAAGCCAACTTTACAAAGATGGGAACACAAAAGAATTAGCGAGTATAGTGGGAAATGAAGTTGCCTCAAGTATCCTAAGTAAGGGCTTTAGTAAAGGACTCAACGTTAAGAACGGAAAGAGTAGTTCTTTTAAAGAAGGGAAGTATGCAGATAGTAAGGGGGAGCGTACTAAGGGGGCGGGTAAGATTGAAGGAATGCCCCCTATTGTTCAATCGAGAATAAACTTAAGAAATGGAACTGCCGAGGAAGGGGCAGGGTTTAATCATGTACTAGATAGGCATTTTAACCCTTCAAAGAATGCTTCCCAATTCTCAATTACACCTGACGAACTAAAGGGCGTTCTTCAAAGTAAAGAAGTTGTAAGCACTCCAGTTTCAAGAGTTTTATACTCAGACATAAAGTTAGCAGATGGGACAATTGAAAAACAGGCTAGATATGTGAGGGAAGTTACATTAGACTCAAACATAGGCATTGACAAGTTTAGTGGTTCTCCTACAAATATTATGACGGTATTAACCGATAAGTATGGGAATCTAGTTACTGCTACACCAGGGGTGATAAAATGA